Proteins encoded by one window of Synechococcus sp. WH 7805:
- a CDS encoding metallophosphoesterase, which translates to MPRLIQLSDPHLVAQADGRVRGRSALSLFRKALDRALHEQPDLVLVTGDCCHDETWCGYVRLRDSLDDAIPKNSASAVRFGLLAGNHDHPQRLRAVLGRRWVVAPGMVDKGWWRVLVLSSHRAGGCAGMIGGAQMSWLTSQLREAETLGKFVVVALHHPPVPIGDPAMDSIGLLDGAQLMDVLKMFSSVRAVLFGHIHQHWQDELSPDFQLTLLGCPSTLASFDPVQPCPLGRAWDPGGRVLDLMGDGSVQERLLRWSSVQDDPE; encoded by the coding sequence ATGCCACGACTGATCCAACTCAGTGATCCACACCTGGTGGCGCAAGCCGATGGGAGGGTTCGCGGACGATCAGCGTTGTCTTTGTTCCGAAAGGCTCTCGATCGGGCCTTGCATGAACAGCCTGACCTCGTTCTGGTCACTGGAGATTGCTGCCACGACGAAACCTGGTGCGGTTATGTGCGGCTGCGGGACTCGCTTGACGATGCGATCCCAAAAAACTCTGCAAGTGCAGTTCGCTTTGGCCTGTTGGCCGGCAATCATGATCATCCCCAACGGCTGCGGGCCGTTCTAGGGCGCCGCTGGGTCGTAGCTCCCGGGATGGTGGATAAGGGATGGTGGCGTGTGCTTGTTCTCTCAAGTCACCGAGCAGGGGGATGCGCCGGAATGATCGGTGGTGCTCAGATGTCTTGGCTCACCAGTCAGCTCAGGGAGGCAGAGACCCTCGGAAAGTTCGTGGTGGTTGCTCTTCATCACCCTCCTGTTCCGATTGGTGATCCTGCAATGGACAGCATCGGTCTCCTTGATGGAGCGCAGCTGATGGATGTTCTGAAAATGTTTTCGTCGGTCAGGGCTGTGCTGTTCGGACACATTCATCAGCATTGGCAGGACGAGCTAAGCCCCGACTTTCAGCTCACCTTGCTCGGTTGCCCTTCGACGCTTGCCTCATTTGATCCTGTGCAGCCCTGTCCGCTCGGAAGGGCCTGGGATCCCGGCGGACGTGTGCTCGATCTCATGGGGGATGGTTCTGTGCAGGAGCGACTCTTGCGCTGGTCTTCAGTCCAGGACGATCCAGAGTGA
- a CDS encoding Fur family transcriptional regulator — translation MPSASTQPEVGGSLKQGLHQEGRRLTPQRRRILELFESLGSGRHLSAEDVHHQLLDLQSRVSLATIYRTLRLLVEMGFLQELETSNGSRFELADAEHIRHHHLVCVRCGRTEDFESEAVLNAGLKASTGFGFDLIGSSLTVSGICPQCQ, via the coding sequence TTGCCTTCTGCTTCCACCCAACCTGAGGTTGGCGGGTCCTTAAAGCAAGGGCTCCATCAAGAGGGACGTCGACTCACACCCCAGCGACGTCGGATCCTGGAGCTGTTCGAATCGCTGGGAAGTGGACGACATCTCAGCGCGGAGGACGTGCACCACCAACTGCTGGACCTTCAATCAAGGGTATCGCTTGCCACGATTTACCGCACATTGCGACTGTTGGTGGAGATGGGATTTCTCCAGGAACTGGAAACCAGCAACGGCAGCCGGTTCGAACTCGCTGACGCCGAACACATCCGCCATCACCACCTCGTTTGCGTGCGATGCGGACGCACAGAGGACTTTGAAAGTGAAGCTGTTCTGAATGCAGGCCTGAAAGCCAGCACAGGATTTGGATTTGACCTCATCGGCTCCAGTCTCACGGTGAGTGGCATTTGCCCTCAGTGCCAATGA
- a CDS encoding cell division protein SepF has product MKIGQPQAFHEVLVITPLRFDQGAEAVLAVREQRIVVLNLTAMEPSLAQRTADFVSGGVRALDGQEHRVGDQVLLFAPANVDVNLS; this is encoded by the coding sequence ATGAAGATTGGTCAACCCCAAGCATTCCACGAGGTTCTCGTGATCACCCCCCTGAGATTCGATCAGGGAGCGGAGGCGGTCCTCGCCGTTCGCGAACAACGCATCGTGGTCCTGAATCTCACGGCCATGGAACCATCTTTGGCGCAAAGAACTGCCGATTTCGTTTCCGGGGGAGTCAGAGCACTTGATGGCCAGGAGCATCGCGTTGGAGATCAGGTTCTGCTCTTTGCGCCAGCAAACGTCGACGTGAATCTCAGCTGA
- the arsS gene encoding arsenosugar biosynthesis radical SAM (seleno)protein ArsS (Some members of this family are selenoproteins.), translating to MNVLPSPFPSLRRRRLETLQVNLGYRCNQSCRHCHVDAGPWRTEMMESHQVELIPQVLRHCQLKTLDLTGGAPELHPQFRDLVRAARALGVAVIDRCNLTILSEPGQESLAEFLAESGVRIVASLPCYEQERVDLQRGRGVFERSLDALKVLNRLGYGMPGSPLELDLVYNPSGPSLPPPQRSLEEQYREQLMASHGISFHHLLTLANMPIKRFARDLEVSGELEGYQNLLREAHCSDNLDGVMCRTLISVSWTGALHDCDFNQQLGCSVGAEPAVLADLLSTQDGLVDQPIAVADHCFGCTAGQGSSCGGSLS from the coding sequence ATGAATGTTCTGCCCTCGCCATTCCCGTCTTTACGACGACGACGCCTTGAAACACTTCAGGTGAATCTTGGCTACCGCTGTAATCAGAGCTGTCGTCACTGCCATGTGGATGCAGGTCCCTGGCGTACGGAAATGATGGAGTCTCACCAGGTGGAGCTCATTCCGCAGGTCCTGAGGCACTGCCAGTTGAAAACCCTTGATCTGACAGGGGGTGCCCCCGAGCTTCATCCGCAGTTCAGAGACCTTGTACGTGCCGCCCGCGCCCTGGGCGTTGCTGTGATTGATCGCTGCAACCTCACCATTCTGTCGGAACCTGGGCAGGAATCACTTGCTGAGTTCCTCGCCGAGTCAGGTGTGCGCATCGTGGCCTCGCTTCCTTGTTATGAACAGGAACGGGTCGATCTGCAGCGGGGCAGAGGTGTGTTCGAGCGCAGTCTTGATGCCTTGAAAGTTCTGAATCGCTTGGGATACGGAATGCCAGGGTCTCCTCTGGAACTGGATCTTGTTTACAACCCATCAGGTCCTTCCTTGCCTCCGCCCCAGCGGTCTTTGGAAGAGCAATACAGGGAGCAATTGATGGCATCCCACGGGATTTCTTTTCATCATCTGCTGACGCTTGCCAACATGCCGATCAAGCGTTTTGCTCGTGACCTGGAGGTCAGCGGAGAGTTGGAGGGTTATCAAAACCTCCTTCGAGAGGCGCATTGTTCCGACAATCTGGATGGGGTGATGTGTCGGACGCTGATCAGTGTCAGCTGGACCGGCGCACTTCATGACTGCGATTTCAACCAACAACTTGGTTGTTCAGTCGGCGCAGAGCCTGCCGTTCTCGCAGATTTGTTGAGCACGCAGGATGGATTGGTCGATCAGCCGATTGCCGTTGCGGATCATTGCTTCGGTTGCACAGCTGGACAGGGATCCAGCTGTGGCGGTTCGCTCAGCTGA
- the stpA gene encoding glucosylglycerol 3-phosphatase has protein sequence MFRMDLAQLHEELLSSSDLLIVQDLDGVCMPLVKDPLTRRMPADYVRAAALLKGRFQVLTNGEHEGRRGVNRLVEAALGDAATAAREGLYLPGLAAGGVQLQDCYGELTHPGVSDAEMAFLAQVPTRMQGLLAQRLPSVMPELGDEAMAMEIQRAILDTQVSPTINLNSLFSLIPNDVARQRQLQAMLQELMDQLMAMAAAEGLGHSFFLHVAPNLGRDQEGLERLKPSEAGDVGSTDIQFMLRGAIKEVGLLVLINRHIANRTGKAPLGENFNVRTAPHDHGALLALCHERIAKDLMPHLVGVGDTVTSTPCPSGEGWLRGGSDRGFLTLLQELGESYGHHNRVVLVDSSGGEVDRPSLLDGCFEGISDPHDSLRFDVCIPEGPERYVNWFIALAEAHHGRALSA, from the coding sequence GTGTTTCGGATGGATCTTGCCCAACTCCATGAGGAGCTCCTCTCCAGTTCTGATCTGTTGATCGTTCAGGACCTGGACGGTGTTTGCATGCCGCTGGTGAAGGATCCGCTCACCCGCCGGATGCCAGCGGATTATGTGCGAGCGGCCGCGCTATTGAAGGGTCGCTTTCAAGTTCTGACCAACGGAGAGCATGAGGGCCGCCGTGGCGTGAACCGGCTTGTGGAGGCTGCCCTTGGTGATGCTGCAACGGCCGCACGGGAAGGCCTTTACCTCCCGGGACTGGCCGCTGGTGGCGTGCAGCTGCAGGACTGTTACGGAGAGCTCACCCATCCAGGCGTCAGTGATGCGGAGATGGCGTTTCTCGCCCAGGTGCCAACGCGTATGCAAGGTCTTCTTGCCCAGCGCCTTCCTTCCGTCATGCCCGAGCTCGGAGACGAAGCGATGGCCATGGAGATTCAGCGGGCGATCCTCGACACCCAGGTCTCGCCAACCATCAATCTCAACAGCCTCTTCAGCCTGATTCCGAATGACGTGGCTCGGCAACGGCAGCTGCAGGCGATGCTTCAGGAGCTCATGGATCAGTTGATGGCGATGGCAGCAGCCGAAGGTCTGGGCCATTCCTTCTTTTTGCATGTGGCTCCGAACCTTGGACGGGATCAGGAAGGTCTTGAGCGCCTCAAACCATCTGAAGCCGGCGATGTGGGAAGCACCGATATTCAGTTCATGCTGCGGGGGGCAATCAAGGAAGTTGGATTGTTGGTCTTGATCAATCGCCACATTGCCAATCGAACTGGTAAGGCACCCTTGGGTGAGAACTTCAACGTGCGTACAGCTCCACACGACCATGGGGCACTGCTCGCGCTCTGCCATGAGCGCATTGCCAAGGACCTGATGCCCCACCTTGTTGGCGTTGGCGACACCGTTACCTCAACGCCTTGTCCTTCAGGGGAGGGTTGGTTACGTGGTGGCAGTGACCGCGGATTTCTCACCCTTCTCCAGGAGCTTGGAGAGAGTTATGGGCACCACAACCGCGTAGTCCTCGTCGATAGCAGCGGCGGGGAAGTGGATCGTCCTTCCCTGCTTGATGGTTGCTTCGAAGGGATCAGTGATCCACACGACTCACTGCGGTTTGATGTCTGCATCCCTGAAGGCCCGGAGCGGTATGTGAATTGGTTTATCGCGCTTGCGGAAGCGCATCACGGGCGAGCACTCTCAGCATGA
- a CDS encoding AAA family ATPase, whose translation MRLIRCRLESVRRHRELEVAFAPGLTLIGGGNETGKSSLVEAMHRTLFVRATATGAAVRDLRSAVHAGHPQVELDFEADGHHWSLQKSFSGSGGTCRLSRIGASAHLGGEAEDRLASLLGVEEIIGSRQVNRVLPSRWAHLWVMQGLAGRNLLDLDGSHYDLNGLIAALESQASESLQSPLDQDIHDQLEALVASSFTSRGVKQQSELWKRRQELQQAEQRHQDACQQLEIYESACEELDRNEQALRDLETGAVPELRQQRSRLTTLLDLQRSLAPLIQEEQQLKQQLKSLKSLDAETESTSCSIQAHRHDLEKAVVLATQQSEQLKMRQASLNALEEQRHALEERGHALRRQQELRTLETRIRDHQQRDDLRAQLQSQQTSLRNKIDAASGQTNEALSALQRLQERLRELQIRLNSMASSIHLEAADQEVVLDGDALLEGQTLQRSGAFRLQVGGGVMVQVIPGEGTGMASLTTERSQLQAAFDEGLRQWGASSLDEAREQLSQQQKLTQELALVNARLQQLDQQRPAQGDGNESLETLRQKLSALQQDLEPETAFTMDATALDQALLDCRASYKSVQEQTRTLRAGLEALERTLIAVQSERQERRVTVERLEAQQLQRRQQRQALVETHGESAQIQRQLDVLMETSRVQQSKLFALAAEAGLDRTADAKMQLASLEQKEHTLSRRREDLNREQGGLLERCDRLGRSDLHALVEETAAARDLAIRAEQQATLVAEARQLLLRRFQEARRDLSRRYSMPLRQSINRFMAPLLLEASDECELNVDPTEGLNALRLQRSGRSFDFAQLSGGMKEQFNAALRLAMADTLRSSHDGCLPLLFDDAFTNTDPKRLVSVLTMLRQAVDFGLQVVVLSCDPDPYREIADSCVMLPPV comes from the coding sequence ATGCGCTTAATCCGCTGCCGGCTGGAGAGTGTGCGCCGCCACCGAGAACTGGAGGTGGCGTTTGCTCCGGGGTTGACGTTGATCGGCGGTGGCAACGAAACGGGGAAGAGCTCACTGGTGGAGGCCATGCATCGCACGTTGTTCGTGCGTGCCACAGCTACCGGTGCCGCCGTTCGTGATCTGCGCTCCGCGGTGCATGCCGGTCATCCCCAAGTGGAACTCGACTTCGAAGCGGATGGGCATCACTGGTCTCTGCAGAAATCTTTCAGTGGTTCCGGTGGCACCTGCCGCCTCAGTCGGATCGGTGCGTCAGCGCATCTGGGCGGAGAAGCCGAGGATCGCCTGGCTTCACTGCTCGGTGTTGAGGAGATCATCGGCAGTCGGCAAGTGAACCGGGTCCTGCCCAGCCGCTGGGCCCATCTCTGGGTGATGCAAGGGCTTGCAGGCCGCAATCTTCTTGATCTCGATGGCAGCCATTACGACCTCAATGGCCTCATTGCTGCCTTGGAGAGCCAGGCTTCGGAATCACTGCAATCACCCCTGGATCAAGACATTCACGATCAGCTGGAGGCGTTGGTCGCTTCCAGCTTCACCAGTCGTGGCGTCAAGCAGCAGAGCGAACTCTGGAAGCGGCGTCAGGAGTTGCAGCAGGCTGAGCAGCGCCATCAGGACGCGTGCCAACAGCTGGAGATCTATGAATCGGCCTGCGAAGAGCTCGATCGCAATGAGCAGGCCCTGCGAGATCTTGAAACTGGCGCTGTTCCTGAACTACGACAGCAGCGCAGCCGGCTAACCACCCTGCTCGATCTGCAGCGGTCGCTCGCACCGCTGATTCAGGAGGAACAACAGCTCAAGCAGCAACTCAAGAGCCTGAAGTCTCTTGATGCCGAAACAGAGTCGACAAGCTGTTCAATCCAGGCCCACCGCCACGATCTGGAGAAAGCGGTGGTGCTGGCCACACAGCAGTCCGAGCAACTCAAAATGAGGCAGGCCTCTCTCAACGCTCTAGAAGAGCAGCGACATGCGCTTGAGGAGCGCGGTCATGCACTGCGTCGACAGCAGGAGCTCCGGACCCTCGAAACCCGGATTCGTGACCATCAACAACGGGATGATCTGCGGGCACAGCTTCAATCGCAACAGACATCACTCCGGAACAAGATTGATGCTGCATCGGGACAAACCAACGAGGCTTTGTCTGCCCTGCAGCGTTTGCAGGAGCGTCTTCGAGAACTGCAGATCCGACTGAACAGCATGGCGTCGTCCATTCATCTGGAAGCGGCTGATCAGGAGGTGGTGCTCGATGGTGATGCGTTGTTGGAAGGCCAGACCCTGCAGCGTTCCGGGGCGTTCCGACTCCAAGTTGGTGGGGGGGTGATGGTGCAGGTGATTCCCGGAGAAGGCACAGGCATGGCCTCACTGACCACTGAGCGCTCACAACTCCAGGCGGCGTTCGACGAAGGACTGCGTCAGTGGGGCGCGTCATCCCTGGATGAGGCCAGGGAGCAGCTGTCTCAGCAGCAAAAACTCACCCAGGAGCTCGCTCTTGTGAATGCGCGCCTCCAGCAGTTGGATCAGCAGCGTCCTGCCCAAGGTGACGGCAATGAATCCCTTGAAACCCTGCGGCAAAAACTGTCAGCCCTTCAGCAGGACCTCGAACCGGAGACAGCGTTCACGATGGATGCCACGGCTCTAGATCAGGCACTCCTCGACTGCCGGGCCTCCTATAAATCCGTCCAGGAGCAGACACGGACGCTTCGCGCGGGCCTTGAGGCCCTGGAACGCACCCTGATCGCTGTTCAGTCGGAACGGCAAGAGCGACGGGTGACTGTGGAACGCCTGGAAGCCCAGCAGCTTCAACGACGCCAACAACGCCAAGCCTTGGTGGAGACTCACGGTGAATCGGCACAGATCCAGCGTCAGCTGGACGTTCTGATGGAGACAAGCCGCGTGCAGCAGTCCAAGCTTTTCGCGCTGGCTGCCGAGGCTGGTCTTGATCGAACGGCCGACGCCAAGATGCAGCTCGCCTCTCTTGAACAGAAAGAACACACTCTTTCCCGTCGACGTGAGGATCTCAATCGTGAACAAGGTGGCCTGCTTGAGCGTTGCGATCGTCTCGGCCGTAGCGACTTGCACGCGCTGGTTGAGGAGACAGCAGCCGCAAGGGATCTGGCGATCCGGGCTGAACAGCAGGCAACTTTGGTGGCTGAGGCGCGCCAGCTGCTTCTGAGGCGTTTCCAGGAGGCGCGACGGGATCTGTCCAGGCGCTATTCCATGCCCCTCAGGCAAAGCATCAATCGCTTTATGGCTCCTCTACTCCTGGAGGCCTCGGACGAGTGTGAGCTGAATGTCGATCCCACTGAAGGCTTGAATGCCCTGCGGCTGCAACGATCCGGGCGGTCATTTGATTTTGCCCAGCTCAGTGGAGGCATGAAGGAGCAGTTCAATGCCGCTCTGCGCCTGGCGATGGCCGACACCCTGCGCAGCAGTCATGACGGTTGCCTGCCCCTGCTGTTCGACGATGCCTTCACCAATACCGACCCCAAGCGTTTGGTTTCAGTCCTGACGATGTTGCGCCAAGCTGTTGACTTTGGGCTTCAGGTGGTCGTGCTGAGCTGTGATCCAGACCCCTACCGCGAGATTGCTGATTCCTGCGTGATGCTTCCGCCTGTGTAG